In Pseudomonas sp. R76, one genomic interval encodes:
- a CDS encoding HNH endonuclease signature motif containing protein yields the protein MASAQRKIKPALKRILIEKAGGKCANPGCSNWRVHIHHIKHWAIYKAHTADDMIAVCPSCHDAAHYGHLQITDEMLYQWKDIVRASLPNSIHLYVEPGVELKLLTGSISFTTTNDQAALFELSNSNHLKIRVLDRDLLLVSIRLQDQSGKELLRVIENHVRVAKNESIIFDYRAGRVRVTVPATEDFVPRWLIQQIQARNPDFAANNRIVALDIEVVKPGIVRVQGCWPDKDVAVVITQDELSFCSRERPKPLTLVGEGEGSVIVYAGPITSALFGFAGVPAAG from the coding sequence ATGGCCAGCGCACAGAGGAAGATCAAGCCGGCACTCAAACGAATTTTGATCGAAAAAGCGGGGGGTAAATGTGCGAATCCTGGATGCTCTAACTGGCGCGTCCACATCCATCACATAAAACATTGGGCAATCTACAAGGCCCATACCGCTGATGACATGATTGCAGTCTGCCCTTCGTGCCATGACGCCGCACACTACGGGCACCTCCAAATCACCGATGAAATGCTTTACCAATGGAAAGACATAGTTCGAGCCTCTCTCCCTAACTCGATTCATCTATACGTTGAGCCAGGAGTTGAACTGAAGCTTCTGACGGGCAGCATCAGCTTCACCACGACAAATGATCAGGCCGCTTTGTTTGAGCTATCCAACTCAAACCACCTAAAGATTCGAGTACTAGATCGGGATCTACTGCTCGTAAGCATTCGGCTGCAGGACCAATCGGGAAAGGAGCTTCTACGAGTCATAGAGAATCATGTTCGAGTAGCCAAGAATGAAAGCATTATCTTTGACTATCGCGCTGGGCGAGTGAGGGTGACGGTACCGGCCACCGAGGACTTTGTTCCACGCTGGCTCATACAGCAAATTCAAGCCCGGAACCCTGATTTTGCAGCGAACAACCGCATCGTCGCGCTAGACATCGAAGTGGTAAAACCTGGCATCGTGAGGGTACAGGGATGCTGGCCCGATAAAGATGTAGCCGTGGTGATCACCCAAGATGAATTGAGTTTCTGCTCTCGCGAGCGTCCAAAACCATTGACTCTTGTGGGAGAAGGCGAAGGTTCCGTTATCGTTTATGCGGGGCCCATCACAAGCGCCCTATTCGGCTTCGCAGGTGTACCAGCGGCGGGTTAA
- a CDS encoding PhzF family phenazine biosynthesis protein, with amino-acid sequence MKLDIYQVDAFSQQPFGGNPAAVCPLTEWLPDEQLQNIAAENNLSETAYFVPRGDFYELRWFTPEVEVDLCGHATLAAAWVLIHQLADAPEVLRFATRSGELRVTRNGDELAMDFPAKQPQPCEPPSGLLNALGIEHAEVFAADDYIVLVDDEAQIAALTPDFARLKGLPKRGIAVTAKSTRLDFVSRWFGPNVGVNEDPVTGSAHTSLAPFWAERLGKSILTAEQGGKRRGQLRCELKGDRVIISGHAVLYLQGVIYL; translated from the coding sequence ATGAAATTGGATATCTACCAAGTCGACGCTTTCAGCCAACAGCCTTTCGGCGGCAACCCGGCAGCCGTCTGCCCGCTCACCGAGTGGCTGCCAGACGAACAACTGCAAAATATCGCCGCTGAAAACAACCTCTCCGAAACCGCCTACTTCGTACCCCGTGGCGATTTTTATGAGTTGCGCTGGTTCACCCCCGAAGTCGAAGTGGACCTGTGCGGCCATGCCACGCTGGCCGCGGCGTGGGTGTTGATCCACCAGCTGGCGGATGCGCCTGAAGTGTTGCGTTTTGCCACTCGCAGCGGCGAACTTCGCGTGACGCGCAATGGCGACGAACTGGCGATGGATTTTCCGGCCAAACAGCCCCAGCCCTGCGAGCCGCCAAGCGGCCTGTTGAACGCATTGGGGATTGAACACGCCGAGGTGTTTGCCGCTGATGACTACATCGTATTGGTTGACGACGAAGCTCAAATCGCCGCCCTGACGCCGGACTTCGCACGCCTCAAGGGCTTGCCCAAACGCGGGATTGCGGTGACGGCCAAAAGCACCCGGCTTGATTTTGTTTCACGCTGGTTCGGCCCCAACGTGGGCGTCAATGAAGACCCGGTCACCGGCTCCGCCCACACCTCGCTGGCACCGTTCTGGGCCGAGCGTTTGGGCAAGTCAATATTGACCGCCGAACAGGGCGGCAAGCGCCGTGGGCAACTGCGCTGTGAACTCAAGGGCGATCGCGTGATCATTTCGGGCCATGCCGTGCTCTACCTGCAAGGCGTGATTTACCTGTAA
- a CDS encoding EamA family transporter: MSFDVFAIILLGAALHATWNAVVKGGADKLLTTCMIASVASLIALAATPFLALPAKESWPFIGASVILQVLYFVLVASTYRIADMSQTYPIMRGTAPLLVATVSVLVLSESLSAFAWLGIAVISLGILSMAIAPSTGPRKGLALALINAGVIAGYTLIDGLGVRKSGAPVAYTLWIFLLTGIPLAAWALAARRRVFVDYVAGNWHLGIVGGVGTIASYGLALWAMTAAPIATVSALRETSILFGVVISAWVLKEHLTRVRIIAACVIAAGAMLLRLG; encoded by the coding sequence ATGAGCTTCGACGTATTCGCCATCATCCTGCTCGGCGCTGCTCTGCACGCCACCTGGAATGCCGTGGTCAAAGGTGGCGCCGACAAGCTGTTGACCACCTGCATGATCGCCTCCGTCGCCTCGTTGATCGCGTTGGCCGCCACCCCGTTTCTGGCGTTGCCGGCAAAAGAGAGCTGGCCGTTCATCGGTGCGTCGGTGATTCTCCAAGTACTGTATTTCGTGCTGGTGGCCTCGACATACCGCATTGCCGACATGAGCCAGACCTACCCGATCATGCGCGGTACTGCGCCGCTGCTGGTGGCGACGGTGAGTGTGCTTGTGTTGTCCGAGTCATTGTCGGCGTTCGCCTGGCTCGGCATTGCGGTGATTTCTCTGGGCATCTTGAGCATGGCCATAGCCCCATCAACAGGACCGCGCAAAGGCTTGGCCCTGGCATTGATCAACGCAGGAGTGATCGCGGGTTATACCCTTATCGATGGCCTGGGCGTGCGCAAGTCCGGCGCGCCGGTGGCTTACACGCTGTGGATCTTCCTGCTGACCGGTATTCCACTCGCAGCGTGGGCGTTAGCAGCCCGGCGCAGGGTGTTCGTTGACTACGTAGCCGGTAACTGGCACCTGGGCATCGTCGGCGGCGTGGGCACGATAGCCTCCTATGGCCTGGCGCTTTGGGCCATGACCGCCGCCCCCATCGCCACCGTTTCAGCCTTGCGCGAAACCTCGATTTTGTTCGGCGTGGTGATCTCGGCATGGGTGCTGAAAGAACACCTCACGCGCGTGCGCATCATTGCCGCGTGTGTCATTGCTGCCGGGGCGATGCTGCTGCGCCTGGGCTGA